One part of the Arvicanthis niloticus isolate mArvNil1 chromosome 15, mArvNil1.pat.X, whole genome shotgun sequence genome encodes these proteins:
- the LOC117720487 gene encoding sperm motility kinase 4A-like codes for MMDVLASGDSDQEKGNVMMRELETHCHEGNTLAHGYYILGTIDKGSFAEVKVGLHVMTEMMVAIKILKRGTKTDTLVISEVDIVKRLHHSNIIQLFQVIETKHTTYIVMEYAARGSLQKHISIYGLLDEDEARSIFTELSLAINYIHSQNIAHRDIKAENILLDWEGHVKLADFGLSKKVAPRMKWKGFCGTAQYCAPEVFGLEAYDVFPCDIWSTRVLLYYVLIGHFPFQVTLFSEIKHEILPWSCCIPYTVSPELQDLLHRLMTIDPTMRPSSQELLAHPWLCHDEDRLGSSEISIPLEPEPNIAFAMFLLGYNIKELRDSLRERNYSHIMATYLMFKKKQPQFHHGGPVCTLDPTNTGNHTWPKRTVTSAPSLPTSTWDTLSELPGGLRKGCKRSHSVPPTLFSLESSFLEDTSPLQGLMPHVGKWTLREEGSINSTTLPSRKGKATRTEATSSVTMVSVFVSQASTFENRQDVSNESSAFIEASCSTSAWGSATRTPFPSEKIQEENIGNESLQENSSSSRKTDHQGHLQRQCQAVPRVPLRRWGWKGLKRRISKALRSLCCCLPVTNNNIMPVNEEC; via the exons ATGATGGATGTCTTAG CTTCTGGTGACTCCGACCAAGAGAAGGGAAATGTGATGATGAGAGAGCTTGAGACCCATTGCCATGAAGGGAACACCCTGGCACACGGTTACTACATCCTGGGCACAATAGATAAAGGGTCCTTTGCAGAAGTCAAAGTGGGTCTCCACGTTATGACAGAAATGATGGTGGCTATTAAGATACTGAAAAGGGGCACAAAGACAGACACCTTAGTTATTTCTGAGGTTGACATAGTAAAACGTTTGCATCACAGTAACATAATACAGTTGTTTCAAGTCATTGAAACAAAGCACACAACTTATATCGTGATGGAATACGCAGCCCGGGGATCCCTGCAGAAACACATCAGCATCTATGGGCTTTTAGATGAGGATGAGGCACGTAGCATATTTACGGAATTGTCTTTGGCCATCAACTATATACACAGTCAGAATATTGCCCACCGAGACATCAAGGCCGAGAACATTCTACTGGATTGGGAGGGGCATGTAAAACTTGCAGATTTTGGCTTAAGCAAAAAAGTGGCCCCTAGAATGAAGTGGAAAGGATTCTGTGGCACAGCACAATATTGTGCTCCTGAAGTCTTTGGTCTTGAAGCTTATGATGTCTTTCCATGTGACATATGGAGTACTAGGGTGTTATTATATTATGTACTTATCGGCCATTTTCCCTTCCAAGTGACACtgttttctgaaataaaacatgaaatccTCCCCTGGAGCTGTTGTATCCCGTATACTGTGTCCCCAGAGCTTCAAGATCTTTTGCATAGATTAATGACAATAGACCCCACAATGAGGCCATCCAGCCAAGAACTATTAGCACACCCATGGCTGTGCCATGATGAAGACAGACTTGGATCCTCAGAGATTTCAATCCCTCTAGAACCAGAGCCGAACATTGCGTTTGCAATGTTCTTACTAGGATATAACATTAAGGAGCTCAGAGACTCTTTGAGAGAACGGAATTATAGTCACATCATGGCCACTTACTTGATGTTTAAAAAGAAGCAGCCCCAATTTCATCACGGAGGACCAGTTTGTACACTGGACCCTACAAATACTGGCAACCATACTTGGCCTAAAAGGACGGTAACCAGTGCCCCTAGCCTTCCTACCTCCACTTGGGACACTCTCTCTGAACTGCCTGGTGGTTTGAGGAAAGGCTGTAAGAGGAGTCACAGTGTGCCTCCCACCCTTTTTTCACTTGAGAGTAGCTTCCTGGAAGACACCTCCCCACTGCAGGGGCTTATGCCTCACGTTGGAAAGTGGACCCTCAGAGAGGAGGGCAGCATCAATTCCACAACTTTACCATCACGAAAAGGAAAGGCAACAAGAACAGAAGCAACATCATCAGTAACCATGGTCTCAGTCTTCGTATCACAAGCCTCAACCTTTGAGAACAGGCAAGATGTCAGCAATGAGAGCTCTGCGTTTATAGAGGCAAGTTGCAGCACATCTGCCTGGGGGTCTGCAACCAGGACCCCCTTCCCCAGCGAGAAAATACAGGAAGAGAATATAGGGAATGAGTCCTTACAAGAGAACAGCTCATCCTCCAGGAAAACGGACCATCAGGGTCATCTCCAAAGGCAGTGCCAGGCTGTGCCCAGAGTACCACTGAGAAGGTGGGGATGGAAGGGCCTGAAGAGGAGGATTTCCAAGGCCTTGAGGAGCTTGTGTTGCTGTCTGCCAGTGACAAATAACAATATCATGCCAGTCAATGAAGAGTGCTAA